The genomic region CGGCAACCTTAACCAAGTGTGCGGCCAAGTGTACAATAACGTGAAGGGAAGGTCAGGTTTTTTGCTTGACAGAGGACTTCCATTGTTTGTGAGCGAGTTTGGTGTGGACCTGAGGGGCACCAATGTAAATGACAACAGGTACTTAAACTGCTTCATGGCTGCTGCTTTTGAACTTGATGTGGATTTTGCTCTGTGGAGCCTGGCTGGGAGCTATTATATCAGGGAAGGGGTGAAGGATGTGGAAGAGTATTTTGGAATGTTGAACTCGGATTGGAGTAGTTTCAGGAACCCAAGCCTAACTGAAAGAATATCTATCCTCCAAACCTCTATCAAAGGTATAGTGTGTTCGATTTCATGGTTCGATTTTTCAAGGTCAGCCGCCCAGACATGAATATGCTGGTGATGTTTTACTCAAAAATCCCCATTCACGCACTCATTGGCGACTGACACAAGCTATACGttattttaaactaaaataaattgtAGGGATGGAAATTCGAACTCGGGTTCATAGGGGAACCACATCCACTCTAGCCACACCCATGTCTGTTCAAATTTGCAGACTTAAGATTAATGTATTTGTGCTGTTTGCAGGGTCAGGTTTATCTATACCCACGTTGCATAAAATCATATTCCATCCAGCCACAGGCCAGTGCCTCCTAAATTCTGGAACCGTTGGCCCTCTGTCGTTAGGTCCATGCTCTGATACTCAAGGCTGGATCTATTCATCCACGAAGGTCCTAATGCTGAGAGGAATTATTTTGTGCATACAAGCTGATCAACTAAATAAGCCGGCAGTATTGGGATCGTGCACAGAACCGAATTTGCAATGGGATACCGTTTCGGATTCCCAGATGCACCTCCAATCTAAGACCACGGATGGTACTGAAGTTTGCCTGGATGTAGGCGACCAGAGTATCATTGTCACAAATGCCTGTAAATGCTTAAGCGGAGATAGTTCGTGCGACCCCTCAAGCCAGTGGTTCAAAATCGTGGACAGCTTGATGAATTCGAGCCCATCTAAGGAGTCGGGTAAGCGCAGGAAAGAAAACATTAGGCAACTAATGACTGAAGCTACCGAAGGAGGGTCTTGAAGCTACCCTGACGCAAATGTACctttgtaaaataaatatttggtCAGGGCAGTTTAAGAAATTAATTCCAAGCTAGGGTTTGATCATGTAAGGCTGCTTTGT from Pyrus communis chromosome 4, drPyrComm1.1, whole genome shotgun sequence harbors:
- the LOC137731426 gene encoding glycosyl hydrolase 5 family protein-like, yielding MARPIISLFSFLFILSLNTVSALPLYTYSRWIADENGTRVKLACVNWPSHLDTSFAEGLSKQPVDAIAKLITSMGFNCVRLTWPLFLTTNWMLAAVTVRQSFQSLGLDDYISGIQDNNPGLVNLSLIRALQAVVSTLGDNNVMVILDNHLSKPGWCCSETDGNGFFGDEYFDPDYWIVGLTRMATLFRGVRNVVGMSLRNELRGPRQNVENWYMYMQRGAEEVHKANPHVLVILSGLNFDTDLSFLADRPVNLTFYGKTVYEMHWYGFTDGHAWEIGNLNQVCGQVYNNVKGRSGFLLDRGLPLFVSEFGVDLRGTNVNDNRYLNCFMAAAFELDVDFALWSLAGSYYIREGVKDVEEYFGMLNSDWSSFRNPSLTERISILQTSIKGSGLSIPTLHKIIFHPATGQCLLNSGTVGPLSLGPCSDTQGWIYSSTKVLMLRGIILCIQADQLNKPAVLGSCTEPNLQWDTVSDSQMHLQSKTTDGTEVCLDVGDQSIIVTNACKCLSGDSSCDPSSQWFKIVDSLMNSSPSKESGKRRKENIRQLMTEATEGGS